The nucleotide window CcagtattgtaaatattttgataccaaGATATGTGAAGAAATCTACTAAGGTTTTAGCTGATACGTTGATATGTGTAAATAAGTCCATGTGACTCTCATGAAAATCAAATAGAGATAGTATGTTATGTGATacaaatctattaaaaatatgcaGCGATCAAAGAAGATTACGTCACATTGAATGCATTTTACAATGAAAAATACGTAAAGAATTACCTAGGGCGAGTTGCCAAAAGCCCTGGGAATGGCTTGACCAGTGTCTTTTAATTTCATTGCACTAATCATTCACACAGAATAATTGGTTACTCAATGTAAATTAGTTTATACTTATTGCACAAAGTACTTGCGTAGTTGTAATGGGTTTGTGTTACGTTACCTTTTTAAACagtaaaatgtcatatgacctttgcgaaatataataaataacctaataaaatttatacttaTTCAACGATTGAATAACTTTTATCACTTTTTCTCATATTAAGCCATGAAAAAGAGAATTAAAAAGAGTTTGTGTCTTGTTGCTCGGCATTGTATAACTgctgtttaataattttatatgagtttgtAAGTACTGTAAAACATGATGCTGTGGCGAAGTTCGAGGGGGATTTTATCAATGTAGTTATCAGAATCAAGTGACTCAAACCCGTTCCTTGCCGGCAGTCTGGTACAATTTCTAAAAAAGGGTACAAATAAAGCCCGAATAATAAAGGCCGAAACATTATATACAAAGACGAGCCGGTCGCTTTAAAATCGGTCATGTGGTCAGATGCTAAACATCAATCAACGTTAAGCAACTCATAATCTCTTATTTGTGTCTGTTTTAAGATAACACTCACAATAGTGTGGTCTTGAGACTATGCAAAGTATGGCGAGACCCGAAACACCTCTTTAATACATAATTGTTGGTTTtgtgtataaattttattttgtctagCTATCTCTATAGCATAAGCGgcgtgtataaaatatatcataaagGCCATGTTACTACTTACCCTAAAAACTCGGAGCTATCATGCTGATTGTCCCTGGTAAAGAACGGTGGTTTGACCACAGCAAAGAACTCGTCGGGATTCAGCTTGGTAGACACAGAGTGCATCATCTTGCCGAACAGCACGCCCATCTTCGCCCAATATGGCACTGCAGTCATCCTCAGTACCACGTGAGTACTGAACCTATGAAACAAACGAAAAgtatgtttcaaaattatggTCGGACAGAATGTTTAACCTGATATTGACAAGATAACTCTATGATACAAACGCCagctattataaattaaaagagcGTAGAACTCGCAAgctttttcaaagattttataacagaataagacatacatattttttttaaagtatcgCATAGCTTCAGTTTTTTTTGTTCTTGGAAAATCTTGTTTCTATTACTAGAAACATATTAAtgtaaatctatttaattttatgtaaacgtTTAGATATAATTGCAATTTAATGTTTAAAGCTTATAACCCATGCTCAGCCTTGTTGACATTTTTGAGAAAATTCAGGACACAGTTTATCATTCTGCAAAACTTCACGTAAATCGCTAGAACCGTAAAGGCTCAAAGAAAATAggcagacggacagacagacagttactttcgctGTTATCATATAAGAATAGATTATCATAAATATCTACGCAAAGAACTGTAACATCCCAGACGGCAGCTAATTTAAAAGCGTGATTTAATCGCATCagcttttacaaacaacaaaaactaaatatttttcagtgtattagtttaaagtttttacaGGATTATCCATTTCAATGTTACAAAATAAGTCGTATCGAAACAACACGTTTGACTCCAATCAAAATTGTTTGAGTAGAATTAATACTCGCCATAAAAAAGCAACGCATTCATACACATAACAGTGGCACAAAAGTTCAAAATGGGACATCCAGTGCTGACCAATCAATGAGAAACTCTCACTTGGTAGAACATCCTTTTTGTTTAAACTTCGTGAATAAAAGAACAGAAAATAGCGGCCCACTACTCTTTTACTGTGCGGGTAAAGTTTCATTTTGCATAAACGGACGATGTCCACGAAGATGACGCCagaaaatcatttataaatGCACACGAATATAAATCACAGAGCCACAAACCTTCGGCGAACAATATGAATTGCAAAGCTGTATGTTTGGTGTCAATTGATTTTCGATTTTGTATGGGTTCTGAAACACTTTTGGTGGATGAAAATAAACTTCTTGCGCAAACGCACGACACTTTTTTctgtataatttattgaaatacataATTCAAAGGCATCTTCATTTCTTCAGTTTTGGTAAAAAAGTATAATGTCGCTGAAGCAAATTGGTTACTGTGCAGATCGAGCCGCTTCAGCTTTTCtcttgtttatttacttaacaagaTAAACACCGCGAAAGTGTTGTGATATTCTATCATATAAACACGTGggcaaacttaaaataataagtaaagtttTTGAACTGTTTAACCACAAAACTTATATgaacagtaaacaaaataacttaCTGTCTGGTTACAAGCAAGGCTTGCACAACGCTGTTCATGTAGCAGGTGTTTCCCAAGTTGAGGAGTCCGACCTTCCTCATGGGAGTGTGGGTGGTGATGCTGGGCAAGCACACGTTCCGAGCTCGCCATGGAGGCTGCGCCAGAAACCGGCAACCTCGGGAAGCCATATGGCGCTCCAGGCACAGGatctaaataaacacaaaaatttcTCACCATCTTCCCAAACGTtgcatgtttatattatttattaaacaatatttcaattagTATTAAATGAGTGATAAAtgcataaaaaacaataatattttgataggtAGCAATAAGTGCGTGTAGTTATACATCAGACTGGACTGCGGGTCCACCGCCGCGACAGCGCAACGACATCGCTCGAGCCGGCATGTTCCCGGATATTCCGCGATACAGACCGACCGCCGCTACGGCCGACTAGCTACTAAGCCGCGCTCTCGCCTATGCCAAACAGGGAATGTAGCCGACATTTAGGGGACCAAGTAACAAGCTTTCCTTGTTACAAAAACCTCCTTTTAAAATGTTTCGCTGTAGAATATATTTTGGATATTGAGTACTGTATGAATTTGTTCTTTTTAGTCAGCTATGTTTAtagtcaattatttttataactggtCTAAGTCAATATCTCTAAATAAATCTGTCTAAATGTCAATATCAATATCGaaatatgaagatttttttgacatatttgCAATTTGCACATACAGCCACAGATTTCGTGACCTACTATCGCATTAGGGTTACCAGTTGGCCGGGATTTGCGGGATTGTCccagaatgaaaaaaatacaaagctaCGATACTAcatcgtttttttttgtcattccTACTTAGCGTAATCTCGGACCGGAGACCAAAACTCTGATTCCGATCGTGGccccagaaatgtccaggaaatagGCAAAAATAATTTTTGGTAGAAATATAATCAAAACGAAATAATTGTTGACTTACCACATCACGATATTTGTCCTTAAACATATCTTGAGCTTCACCCTTGAGGGAGTTCACCAAACCATCGACTGTGGCCTCGAGTATATCAACTACGTTCTGTAGCAATTGACGGCACCACTGACCACTGTCGCTAGCTAGCGTTGTTAGAATTCGGTCAACATTTGGGGCaacctacattttaaaaaatcgcatttaattataaatgcagATAACATTCAAGTAATTGCGAATTAACATTCTTATAATTACCCGATCAAAAGCTTCAGTAGACTCGCGCAATGATGCCATGACATGGAAAATGACATCAGCCACAGATTGTCGTAGTGCCACATCTTCTAAGGCTAAGAAAAGGCGGCCCAGATTATCCACTGATACTTCAATTAGTATATCAAATCGTTCGTTTTCCTGTAaacagtacaaaataataaataatcaatcatCAAAATAGGAACGAAAAatagcataaaattaaatttactttgattttaCCTCTAAAGCTTTTATAAACGCGATCACCCAGTCGCCAAGAGCTGGGGTTCCGTGCCATTCGTAGAGCCAGATGTAAAGGCATGAGAGCGAGGCCCTCAGGCCGGCGCCTGCAGGTCCATTATCGCCCTGCTGCACGAGCCAGCGTGCAGCGCCTAGCGTCGCCTCCGTATCCGAGCTGTCCAACACAACGAGCACCACGGAAGTAGCAGGACAAGCATCGGATTCTGTGtggcaaatatttgtttaacaaacatattatgcCCAACTATCGTGTACATATGAATGCACCTCTGTACGTGTgaattccaaaaaatatacatcGAAATTTAGAAGCATGCTTTTTGAGACATTTATACAACACTTACGGGGGTCTGAGATGTATGAATAAAACTTGTCTAAAATTGCCGTGACGATCTCGTGACGAAAGATGCTGTTTGTTGTATTCACGCATCGAAGAAGGAATTCTTCGACATTTTGCAACAGCGTCCATAATTCGCTCACGTTACCCGTTGCACGAGCtgcaatattatataaaatatattgcatttATCAGCACTGCATTGAATATGtagtagtataaaataatcttatgcATTTACTTGAATGATACTCACAAAGACATTTTACGATATCCTGACAGTTTTTTACAAGCTCGTGAGGAGGTGGCAAATAGTTAGGTTGTTGATTCATAAGCTGAATATATTGTTCCAAAGCTTTTAAATCCAATTGATTTCGATTGTCGTGAACCAACTCATGCTTTTTGACTGCCATTGTGGGGATGCTGTTGCTAAGATTttagaaattgaaattaatattgggttaaccacaaataaatacataatttaattcatttcaaCATAGCacaaaactcaaaatataacaaactaaaaTCTGGATCGGAGCataataacataagtaaaacCAAACCGCTAGCAAAAATGTTTCCATAAAGCCGAGGGgatgataataaaatcaaaaggtTGATGCAAGGTACAGTCTTACTAAGCACAAGTTGACACCAAATCTGTATCAGACatccataaaattaaattgaataaatttatgtctgtctgtatcagttattttacatatatattatattgtatgcaGTGATATATCCCAGGCTCACTTGGAAGACCACATGTTGTGGTAACCCCTTAGAAAATGAGCTATGTATCTTgtgtttcttttaatattttacagcaaaattacatatatccaaacaaacaaatcattttgtttacttaatggttcaaattttgttttgatgtaaaGCATCAAATGGAACCAAAAAACACATAACCAATTTCCTAGGTAGCAATGGTTGGAAAAATTTGGAAAAAGTGATTGTGTTGTGTCTTCAAAGATTTTAATACATAGACACAGAATAGAGTGGAAGATGAGTGACATGAACACATATTGAACAAGTGCACATGATAGATTAGTCTGAAGACACTACAAAATATACTCAGTAAGAAATAGCTTTTGAAGAATAATCAATGGCAGTAACTTTAAATTTTCATGttgattttaagtattttatataattgtagGAGTCTTGAAGAAGGACAAATGATAACATTGCATGGAAAATGGCACCAATGttctttttttcaattataatgCCTTAAAGCAAGATACAtgatttcaattattatttccattaaaaatcaTATCcttaaaaggagattttttaaaagactgGTTAGTAACGAAAATGAATCTTTTATATCAATGTTAATCATGTATGAAATGGTAAACAACCACCACAATGAAGAATGGACTTAACCTACACAAATCACAA belongs to Anticarsia gemmatalis isolate Benzon Research Colony breed Stoneville strain chromosome Z, ilAntGemm2 primary, whole genome shotgun sequence and includes:
- the DUBAI gene encoding deubiquitinating apoptotic inhibitor isoform X1, which codes for MAVKKHELVHDNRNQLDLKALEQYIQLMNQQPNYLPPPHELVKNCQDIVKCLSRATGNVSELWTLLQNVEEFLLRCVNTTNSIFRHEIVTAILDKFYSYISDPQSDACPATSVVLVVLDSSDTEATLGAARWLVQQGDNGPAGAGLRASLSCLYIWLYEWHGTPALGDWVIAFIKALEENERFDILIEVSVDNLGRLFLALEDVALRQSVADVIFHVMASLRESTEAFDRVAPNVDRILTTLASDSGQWCRQLLQNVVDILEATVDGLVNSLKGEAQDMFKDKYRDVILCLERHMASRGCRFLAQPPWRARNVCLPSITTHTPMRKVGLLNLGNTCYMNSVVQALLVTRQFSTHVVLRMTAVPYWAKMGVLFGKMMHSVSTKLNPDEFFAVVKPPFFTRDNQHDSSEFLGYLFELLQSYEHCSDINFDYTRPAVLATSRMRMIAHHPHQASHSGEGDTAEAGPHRRSASPRPGSSAAGSSSGSHKRTSPEKDCLPPKKRLRMHESAFLRRDSFIDSMFGGVLLTRVECVECHSSSLSRDVFRDLQLAFPEKPDDWQHSVQSLLEYYCSKEDLTGDNQYQCRDCGELRDAERSVLIETTPKYLILVLKNFKSVVHRFEPKLQVQTKLMHSMYHNHTITLPTVRSQAVHSSYSLYAAVIHAGTTLDSGHYYTMAKDTDQWHMYNDDVVSPADEKQLNDLTRSSTPYILFYRRTDIEESTAPSLEELPPKIQESVMAHNKHYVETVRKMRLTRP
- the DUBAI gene encoding deubiquitinating apoptotic inhibitor isoform X2; this translates as MAVKKHELVHDNRNQLDLKALEQYIQLMNQQPNYLPPPHELVKNCQDIVKCLSRATGNVSELWTLLQNVEEFLLRCVNTTNSIFRHEIVTAILDKFYSYISDPQSDACPATSVVLVVLDSSDTEATLGAARWLVQQGDNGPAGAGLRASLSCLYIWLYEWHGTPALGDWVIAFIKALEENERFDILIEVSVDNLGRLFLALEDVALRQSVADVIFHVMASLRESTEAFDRVAPNVDRILTTLASDSGQWCRQLLQNVVDILEATVDGLVNSLKGEAQDMFKDKYRDVILCLERHMASRGCRFLAQPPWRARNVCLPSITTHTPMRKVGLLNLGNTCYMNSVVQALLVTRQFSTHVVLRMTAVPYWAKMGVLFGKMMHSVSTKLNPDEFFAVVKPPFFTRDNQHDSSEFLGYLFELLQSYEHCSDINFDYTRPAVLATSRMRMIAHHPHQASHSGEGDTAEAGPHRRSASPRPGSSAAGSSSGSHKRTSPEKDCLPPKKRLRMHESAFLRRDSFIDSMFGGVLLTRVECVECHSSSLSRDVFRDLQLAFPEKPDDWQHSVQSLLEYYCSKEDLTGDNQYQCRDCGELRDAERSVLIETTPKYLILVLKNFKFEPKLQVQTKLMHSMYHNHTITLPTVRSQAVHSSYSLYAAVIHAGTTLDSGHYYTMAKDTDQWHMYNDDVVSPADEKQLNDLTRSSTPYILFYRRTDIEESTAPSLEELPPKIQESVMAHNKHYVETVRKMRLTRP